Proteins encoded together in one Camelina sativa cultivar DH55 chromosome 9, Cs, whole genome shotgun sequence window:
- the LOC109126360 gene encoding uncharacterized protein LOC109126360 has product MIIGQTEECKDSIRALKKRGRQICSDQATSEEEPLSPDPITFTTEDAKGIHHPHNDPLVVEVAMGEFDVERVLVDTGSMIKPEPKTLTRYVGIAKMSMCDVKLQVWAGGVTRKTKFVVVDVPSIYNAILGSPWIYSMQTIPSTYHLCVKFPNATGIYTLYGDQKMAKTCSVLEKKQRQKEEA; this is encoded by the exons ATGATTATCGGTCAGACCGAAGAATGTAAGGATTCCATCCGGGCCCTGAAAAAGCGAGGGCGCCAAATCTGTAGTGATCAGGCGACCTCCGAGGAAGAACCACTCAGCCCCGACCCCATCACTTTCACGACTGAAGATGCTAAAGGGATTCATCACCCCCATAATGATCCACTAGTCGTAGAAGTTGCAATGGGCGAATTCGACGTGGAGCGGGTTCTAGTGGATACCGGCAGCATG ATCAAACCTGAGCCCAAAACGCTGACCAGATATGTTGGGATAGCTAAGATGTCAATGTGCGATGTGAAGCTACAAGTTTGGGCCGGCGGAGTCACCCGCAAGACCAAATTCGTGGTCGTAGATGTACCGTCCATCTACAACGCCATCTTGGGTTCGCCCTGGATCTATTCGATGCAGACAATCCCTTCAACCTACCACCTCTGCGTTAAATTTCCGAATGCAACCGGAATATACACGCTCTATGGCGATCAAAAGATGGCCAAGACCTGCTCTGTTCTCGAGAAAAAGCAAAGACAGAAGGAGGAAGCATAA
- the LOC109126525 gene encoding zinc finger CCCH domain-containing protein 41-like: protein MAKGPLFHTGGAPSSSEQSKAVVATSGPKVTLLQQKKADTLEQLKETLRKKQEMLEQKRNGYRKKIGDARKTRYGCQGRGHMLQLVWVTRQSSRESNNNSNNNSNSLSVSCDHLISKSKCASNDPKPGDEVKTSSTEKLENTNVSEDNDSTLDKQETKESDNDNNKSNHESFRRSF, encoded by the exons ATGGCAAAGGGTCCTCTTTTCCACACTGGTGGAGCTCCATCCTCCTCTGAGCAGTCTAAGGCTGTGGTGGCTACTAGTGGTCCCAAGGTTACGCTGCTTCAGCAGAAGAAAGCAGACACTCTTGAGCAGTTGAAGGAGACACTTCGGAAAAAACAGGAAATGTTGGAGCAGAAGCGTAACGGGTACCGCAAAAAAATTGGCGACGCTCGAAAAACAA GGTACGGTTGTCAAGGGCGAGGACACATGTTGCAGCTTGTCTGGGTAACACGTCAAAGCAGCAGAGAGAGCAATAataacagcaacaacaacagtaatagtctctctgtttcttgtgaCCACCTTATCAGCAAAAGCAAGTGCGCTTCTAATGACCCAAAACCAGGAGATGAAGTCAAGACCTCCTCTACAGAAAAACTAGAGAATACAAATGTTTCTGAAGACAACGACAGTACCTTGGATAAACAAGAGACCAAAGAAAGCGACAACGATAACAATAAAAGTAACCACGAGTCCTTTCGAAGGAGCTTCTGA